Proteins found in one Mycoplasmopsis bovigenitalium genomic segment:
- a CDS encoding class I tRNA ligase family protein: protein MSKFNYNQHDVEMKWQKYWDETNYSLPKDDYSLPKKYILSMFPYPSGNIHMGHVRNYSISDVLSRFYRRKGFNVLHPFGWDAFGLPAENAAIKNRIHPKTWTYENIKKMNPQLKRLGISFAWGEHEVITCDPEYTKWEQMLFIKMWENGFVYRKKSPLNWCEKDQTVLANEQVIDGLCWRCDEKVVQRDMEQYYLKIRDYAQELQNDLDTLKNHWPDKVLMMQKKWIGYEQGYNLKFKVSKNSELIDFINVFVKNIDDLSTFDFLAISAQHPIVKKLIELNILKDYEIEKILEIQNKALNKDFSNQLAHILDVDAIAEYGKSYKIVITDFASIGATDRVVLVDAQKLKSHKEFSIKNNIEFGKNNIKIAVDNLQKSSQMNLRDWGISRQRYWGAPIPIIHCPKCGIIAESIDNLPVSLPENVDFNSFGNPLATNLEWVNTKCHKCNSDAKRETDTFDTFFESSWYFLRYTVPPILRNKVAIDQNSVKYWNQVDEYIGGVEHAILHLLYARYFTKVLATLGYIDFREPFANLLTQGMVLKDGSKMSKSKGNTVSPNDAVAQYNADTLRLFILFAAPPEKELEWSTSGIEGSYKFIERLIEKASKLSVDLDFRNIDQSSLNSIEKQARRKLYLGLKKQEDIFNDRKNNYSFNTLIAWCMETMNAYDKIDSDKLNTEFFYVILNISEPFIPHLSWELSERFFSLKNLYDFTINQEALELNEVTYAITINGKLREQLTIPMNQTNKDEIILMAKKLVASWLENNEIIKEIYVPGKIINFVIKPK, encoded by the coding sequence ATGTCAAAATTTAATTACAATCAACACGATGTTGAAATGAAATGACAAAAATATTGAGATGAAACTAATTATTCATTACCAAAAGATGATTATTCACTACCTAAAAAATATATTTTAAGTATGTTCCCTTATCCTTCTGGAAACATTCATATGGGTCATGTTAGAAATTACTCAATTAGCGATGTTCTTTCTCGTTTTTACCGTAGAAAAGGTTTTAACGTTTTACACCCATTTGGTTGAGATGCTTTTGGTTTACCCGCAGAAAACGCTGCAATCAAGAATAGAATTCACCCAAAAACTTGAACATATGAAAACATCAAGAAAATGAATCCACAACTAAAAAGATTAGGTATTTCATTTGCCTGAGGAGAGCACGAAGTTATTACCTGTGATCCAGAGTACACAAAGTGAGAACAGATGTTATTCATTAAAATGTGGGAAAATGGATTTGTATACAGAAAAAAATCACCACTTAATTGATGCGAAAAAGACCAAACAGTATTGGCTAATGAGCAAGTTATTGATGGATTATGTTGACGTTGTGATGAAAAAGTAGTACAACGCGATATGGAACAATACTACCTAAAAATTAGGGACTATGCACAAGAATTGCAAAATGACCTTGACACTTTAAAAAATCATTGACCTGATAAAGTTTTGATGATGCAGAAAAAATGAATTGGTTATGAACAAGGATATAATCTAAAATTTAAAGTTTCGAAAAATAGCGAATTAATTGATTTTATCAATGTATTTGTAAAAAATATTGATGATTTATCAACATTCGACTTTTTAGCAATTAGTGCTCAACATCCAATAGTAAAAAAACTAATTGAGCTAAATATTTTAAAAGATTATGAAATAGAAAAAATACTTGAAATTCAAAATAAGGCATTGAATAAAGACTTTTCAAATCAACTTGCACATATTCTTGATGTTGATGCAATCGCTGAATATGGCAAGTCATACAAGATTGTAATAACCGATTTTGCTTCAATTGGTGCTACTGATAGAGTTGTTTTAGTTGATGCTCAAAAACTTAAAAGTCATAAAGAATTTTCAATCAAAAATAATATTGAATTTGGTAAAAATAATATAAAAATTGCTGTTGATAACCTACAAAAAAGTTCACAAATGAATCTTCGTGATTGAGGAATATCTAGACAAAGATATTGAGGTGCACCAATCCCAATTATTCATTGTCCAAAATGTGGAATTATTGCTGAATCAATTGATAATTTACCAGTTTCACTACCCGAGAATGTAGATTTTAATTCATTTGGAAATCCTTTAGCTACAAACTTAGAATGAGTTAATACAAAATGTCATAAATGTAATTCTGATGCAAAAAGAGAAACTGACACCTTTGATACATTTTTTGAATCAAGTTGATACTTTTTAAGATACACAGTTCCACCTATTTTGCGCAACAAGGTAGCAATCGATCAAAATTCAGTTAAATACTGAAATCAAGTTGACGAATATATCGGTGGAGTTGAGCATGCTATATTGCACTTGCTTTACGCAAGATACTTTACAAAAGTATTAGCAACTCTAGGTTATATTGATTTTAGAGAACCTTTTGCAAACTTACTAACACAAGGTATGGTTTTAAAAGATGGCTCAAAAATGTCTAAATCAAAAGGTAATACTGTTTCTCCAAATGATGCCGTTGCTCAATACAATGCAGATACACTAAGATTATTTATTCTTTTTGCAGCTCCTCCTGAAAAAGAACTAGAATGATCAACATCTGGAATCGAAGGAAGCTACAAATTCATTGAAAGACTTATTGAAAAAGCTTCAAAATTATCAGTTGACCTAGATTTTAGAAATATTGACCAATCAAGCCTAAATTCAATTGAAAAACAAGCAAGAAGAAAATTATATTTAGGGTTAAAAAAACAAGAAGACATTTTCAACGATAGAAAAAATAATTATTCATTTAACACATTAATTGCTTGATGCATGGAAACAATGAATGCATATGATAAAATTGATTCAGACAAACTTAACACCGAGTTCTTTTATGTAATACTTAATATTTCAGAACCATTCATTCCTCACTTATCATGAGAGCTTTCTGAAAGATTTTTTTCATTGAAAAATCTGTATGATTTTACAATCAACCAAGAAGCGCTTGAATTAAATGAAGTTACATACGCAATAACTATAAATGGTAAATTACGCGAACAGCTTACAATTCCAATGAACCAAACAAATAAAGATGAAATTATTTTAATGGCCAAAAAATTAGTTGCTAGTTGACTTGAAAATAATGAAATTATTAAAGAAATTTATGTGCCTGGCAAAATAATTAACTTTGTAATTAAGCCAAAATAG
- a CDS encoding MAG3450 family membrane protein, whose product MNKKYWPIVSILYCSILLVIPMVVVWLTSTSDFNGQKINNFYAILFTPIAIGFFSISLAILLTYFNLLKIDTFKYLIPLTAIFLTIILSSLTNLSIFWRMFITLVLAIIFSLLTNWIIYIIKDKLNNLKKQNNNTAIE is encoded by the coding sequence ATGAATAAAAAGTATTGACCTATTGTTTCAATTCTCTATTGTTCAATTTTATTAGTGATACCGATGGTTGTAGTTTGGCTTACATCTACAAGTGACTTTAATGGACAAAAAATCAATAATTTTTATGCAATATTGTTTACACCAATTGCAATAGGATTTTTTAGTATATCTTTAGCAATACTTTTGACCTATTTCAATCTTTTAAAGATTGATACGTTTAAATATTTAATCCCACTAACAGCCATTTTTTTAACAATAATACTTAGTTCGCTAACAAATTTAAGTATTTTTTGAAGAATGTTTATTACATTGGTTTTAGCAATAATTTTTTCATTATTAACCAACTGAATAATTTATATTATCAAGGATAAATTAAACAATTTAAAAAAGCAAAATAACAACACAGCTATCGAATAA
- the trpS gene encoding tryptophan--tRNA ligase, protein MGKLRLISGIKPTGDLTLGNYIGALKNFVKLQNDYDAYYFVADLHGLTMGSVDPKVNKQAREEIVAMYIACGLDPEKSTIFFQSDVYEHAFAQWLMTSEVSLGELYRMTQYKDKAQKLEKQDNGTEKIPVGLLMYPILMAADILIYNADVVPVGADQTQHLELTRTIAERLNKRYKTKFVLPKGIIPPVGARIKSLSNPEIKMSKSDKSSKGTIYLHDDPEVAYKKILKSVTDSENKVYIAEHKQGIVNLLNIYASLTDMSLEQAEAKFKDSNYSEFKQVVAEVVKNELTKIQNNYQNAKSNIEKIIEKGALKAKSICQPIVKDLATKMGFN, encoded by the coding sequence ATGGGTAAATTACGACTTATAAGCGGAATCAAGCCCACAGGGGACTTAACACTAGGTAACTATATTGGCGCACTTAAAAATTTTGTTAAATTGCAAAATGATTATGATGCATATTATTTTGTTGCTGATTTACATGGATTAACAATGGGAAGTGTTGACCCCAAAGTTAATAAACAAGCAAGAGAAGAAATAGTGGCAATGTATATTGCCTGCGGACTTGACCCTGAGAAAAGTACAATATTTTTTCAATCAGATGTCTATGAACATGCCTTTGCTCAATGATTAATGACTTCAGAAGTTTCTCTTGGAGAACTTTATAGAATGACTCAATATAAAGACAAAGCTCAAAAACTTGAAAAACAAGATAATGGCACTGAAAAAATTCCTGTGGGTTTATTGATGTATCCAATTTTGATGGCTGCTGACATACTAATTTACAATGCAGATGTTGTTCCAGTTGGGGCGGACCAAACACAACATCTTGAGTTGACTAGAACAATCGCCGAGCGCTTAAATAAAAGATATAAAACAAAATTTGTATTGCCTAAGGGCATTATTCCGCCAGTTGGCGCAAGAATCAAATCATTAAGCAACCCTGAAATTAAAATGTCAAAATCAGACAAATCGTCAAAAGGAACAATTTACTTACACGATGATCCTGAAGTTGCTTACAAGAAAATATTAAAATCAGTTACCGACTCTGAAAATAAAGTATATATTGCTGAACATAAACAAGGAATTGTTAATTTATTGAACATTTATGCATCTTTAACTGATATGAGTTTAGAACAAGCAGAAGCAAAATTCAAAGATTCTAACTATTCTGAATTTAAGCAAGTAGTCGCCGAAGTTGTAAAAAATGAGTTGACTAAAATACAAAATAATTACCAAAATGCAAAGTCAAACATTGAAAAAATTATTGAAAAAGGCGCGTTAAAAGCAAAGAGTATTTGCCAACCAATAGTTAAAGATTTAGCAACTAAAATGGGTTTTAATTAG
- a CDS encoding phosphoglycerate kinase: protein MKKTIKDIQLTNKRVIIRVDFNTPIKNGIIQSNERIVAALDTIKYAIDQNAKVILLSHLGRVKTEEDKISKSLLPIANELSRLLNKSVLFSPVSSGPLLEQAVSEMDYGQVLLVENTRFEDLNEKSESKNAPELGEKWASLADVFINDAFATAHRSHASNIGISLRVKESGVGMLVEKELNAFDTAFSKETKPFIAIVGGAKVKDKISYLTKLSQKADEILIGGAMAYTFLKAKGFEIANSLVENDQIEFATKLMAESKAKFIIPVDNAMVNSFEDNMASISKDENVEKGKMGIDIGPKTIDLYKKHIANAKLIYWNGPLGVFEKEFGEEGTRAIGNAIVSSGAYSIIGGGDTISASEKFGFKDKITHVSTGGGASQQYLLDQELPAINAIQDKL, encoded by the coding sequence ATGAAAAAGACAATCAAAGATATTCAATTAACAAACAAAAGAGTAATAATTAGAGTCGACTTTAACACCCCAATCAAAAATGGGATAATTCAATCTAACGAAAGAATAGTTGCTGCTCTTGACACAATAAAATATGCTATTGACCAAAATGCAAAAGTTATTTTGCTTTCTCATCTAGGAAGAGTCAAAACTGAAGAAGATAAAATTTCAAAATCACTTTTACCAATTGCAAATGAATTAAGTAGATTATTGAACAAATCAGTATTGTTTTCACCGGTTTCAAGTGGACCATTACTTGAACAAGCAGTAAGTGAAATGGATTATGGCCAAGTTCTTTTGGTAGAAAACACACGTTTTGAAGACTTAAACGAAAAATCTGAGAGCAAAAATGCACCAGAATTGGGTGAAAAATGAGCTTCATTAGCTGATGTATTCATTAATGATGCTTTTGCAACTGCACACAGATCACATGCTTCAAATATCGGAATTTCTTTAAGAGTTAAAGAATCTGGTGTTGGTATGCTTGTTGAAAAAGAATTAAATGCATTTGATACAGCATTTTCGAAAGAAACAAAACCATTTATAGCTATTGTGGGTGGTGCAAAAGTTAAAGACAAAATTTCCTATCTAACAAAACTAAGTCAGAAAGCCGACGAAATTTTAATTGGTGGTGCAATGGCATATACATTTTTAAAAGCAAAAGGATTTGAAATTGCCAATTCATTAGTTGAAAATGACCAAATTGAATTCGCAACCAAACTAATGGCTGAATCAAAAGCAAAATTCATTATTCCTGTAGATAATGCAATGGTAAATAGTTTTGAAGATAATATGGCAAGCATTTCTAAAGACGAAAATGTTGAAAAAGGTAAAATGGGTATTGATATTGGACCAAAAACAATTGATTTATACAAAAAACACATCGCAAATGCCAAATTAATTTATTGAAATGGGCCTTTAGGGGTATTTGAAAAAGAATTTGGTGAAGAAGGAACTCGAGCAATTGGTAATGCAATAGTTAGTTCAGGTGCTTACTCAATTATTGGTGGTGGTGACACAATTTCTGCATCAGAAAAATTTGGATTCAAAGATAAAATAACTCACGTATCAACTGGGGGCGGCGCTTCTCAACAATACCTTCTAGATCAAGAACTACCCGCAATAAACGCAATTCAAGACAAGTTATAA
- the upp gene encoding uracil phosphoribosyltransferase, with translation MLKVITHPLISIKLTNMRDKNANHSVFRSNLNEITSLMVYEIMREYQTKAKEIITPLNQKFVGETYDKEIVIVPVLRAGLGMTEGLLELIPTARIGHIGLYRNEETFKPETYFYKMPSVDKNSYVIVVDPMLATGASAADAIQKLMDDGFSNIQLVCLVGTNEGVKHIHERFGKDFKIYLAALDPILNDKKYIEPGLGDAGDRIFGTK, from the coding sequence ATGCTTAAAGTTATAACTCACCCGCTTATTTCAATAAAATTAACAAATATGCGTGATAAAAATGCTAATCACTCAGTTTTTAGGTCAAATTTAAACGAAATAACATCTCTAATGGTTTATGAAATAATGCGTGAATATCAAACAAAAGCAAAGGAAATTATTACACCTCTCAATCAAAAATTTGTTGGTGAAACATATGACAAAGAAATTGTCATTGTACCAGTGTTAAGAGCTGGTTTAGGAATGACTGAAGGATTGCTTGAGTTAATTCCAACAGCTAGAATTGGGCATATTGGTTTATATCGCAATGAAGAAACTTTTAAACCAGAAACATATTTCTATAAAATGCCAAGTGTTGACAAAAATAGTTATGTTATTGTTGTGGATCCAATGCTTGCAACTGGAGCATCTGCAGCTGATGCTATTCAAAAATTAATGGATGATGGTTTTAGTAATATTCAGCTTGTGTGTTTAGTTGGAACTAACGAAGGAGTTAAGCACATTCACGAAAGATTTGGTAAAGATTTCAAAATTTATCTAGCAGCGCTAGATCCAATTTTAAATGATAAAAAATACATTGAACCAGGCTTAGGCGACGCAGGAGACAGAATTTTTGGTACAAAATAA
- a CDS encoding M13 family metallopeptidase, with amino-acid sequence MKYEIKDNLFKSVNGEWLEQTQIPSDRSSTGEFAELDIRNEKIVAKLAKKILKINENENNLDTELKNFADFYKLTSDIDKRNELGQKPLQKYIDEILNIKNLSELKSKYVEFLYKDYPLPIDFGVQTDFLDSTLQTLYVGIARHILPDKSHYENKEQKAKFLKVFKSMAKSIILAYVQDKDQANKIIKKALKFDEIVAKYSLTSLQKVQYTQLYKPYKYDKIVKSTKNFDFDFIIKQIIDKPVDELVFYDDNFAQNIDKIFNEGNFELIINWMALQFALKYSTYLDEKTRVKATKYKLFTSGQAKAQNKNKHALNLALHFFGMPVGVYYAKKELGAKAKKDVERMVQHMIQIYKNRLQSNTWLSKNTIEKALKKLSTLGVHIGYPTEIQPYYKELKSTESLIESVLKFNQVLTKYNYSQYKMPINKNYWGMTPNQVNAYYHPMYNHIVFPAGILQGAFYNIKHSSSENYGGIGAVIAHEISHAFDNNGANFDENGNLKMWWTQEDFEKFGEKTKQMIQLFEGAETDFGKCNGTLTVSENIADAGGLSCALEAAKMESDYSAREFFINWARVWKSKYKPETAQRLLEQDPHAPAELRANIQAANREEFIEEFSIKNGDKMFIPAEKRVKIW; translated from the coding sequence ATGAAATATGAAATTAAAGATAATTTATTCAAATCTGTGAATGGTGAGTGATTAGAACAAACACAAATTCCTAGTGATAGATCTTCGACTGGAGAATTTGCTGAGTTGGACATTCGCAATGAAAAAATAGTTGCAAAATTGGCGAAAAAAATTCTAAAAATTAACGAAAATGAGAATAATCTTGATACAGAATTAAAGAATTTTGCAGATTTTTATAAATTGACAAGCGACATTGACAAAAGAAATGAACTTGGCCAAAAACCATTACAAAAATACATTGATGAAATACTAAACATCAAAAATTTATCAGAATTAAAATCAAAATATGTTGAATTTTTATACAAAGATTATCCTTTACCAATTGATTTTGGAGTGCAAACAGATTTTCTTGATTCAACATTGCAAACGCTTTATGTAGGAATTGCAAGACATATTTTGCCAGATAAAAGTCACTATGAAAATAAAGAACAAAAAGCAAAATTTTTAAAAGTTTTTAAATCAATGGCAAAAAGTATTATCTTAGCATATGTACAGGACAAAGATCAAGCAAATAAAATAATCAAAAAAGCACTTAAATTTGATGAAATAGTAGCCAAATATTCTTTAACTTCTCTACAAAAAGTTCAATACACACAACTTTACAAACCATATAAATATGACAAAATTGTTAAATCAACCAAAAATTTTGACTTTGATTTTATTATAAAACAAATAATTGATAAACCTGTTGACGAGCTTGTTTTTTACGATGATAATTTTGCCCAAAACATTGACAAAATATTCAATGAGGGAAATTTTGAACTAATTATTAATTGAATGGCATTACAATTTGCACTTAAATATTCAACATATTTAGATGAAAAAACAAGAGTTAAGGCAACAAAATATAAACTATTTACTTCTGGCCAAGCTAAAGCCCAAAACAAAAACAAACATGCACTGAATTTAGCATTACACTTCTTTGGTATGCCGGTTGGTGTTTATTACGCCAAAAAAGAACTTGGAGCCAAAGCTAAAAAAGACGTTGAACGAATGGTTCAACACATGATTCAGATTTACAAAAATAGACTTCAATCAAACACATGATTATCTAAAAACACAATTGAAAAAGCACTAAAAAAATTAAGCACTCTAGGTGTGCACATTGGTTACCCAACAGAAATTCAACCTTATTACAAGGAATTAAAATCAACAGAATCTCTGATTGAATCAGTATTAAAATTTAACCAAGTTTTAACCAAATACAATTATTCTCAATACAAAATGCCAATAAATAAAAATTACTGAGGAATGACTCCAAACCAAGTTAACGCTTACTACCACCCAATGTATAATCACATTGTTTTTCCGGCAGGTATACTTCAAGGAGCATTCTACAACATCAAACACTCATCATCAGAAAATTATGGTGGGATTGGTGCGGTAATAGCACACGAAATATCACACGCTTTTGATAATAATGGTGCCAACTTTGACGAAAACGGAAATCTAAAAATGTGATGAACACAAGAAGATTTTGAAAAATTTGGTGAAAAAACAAAACAAATGATTCAATTATTCGAAGGTGCCGAAACAGATTTTGGTAAATGTAATGGAACTTTAACAGTTAGCGAAAATATTGCTGATGCTGGGGGCTTGAGTTGTGCACTTGAAGCAGCTAAAATGGAAAGCGATTACAGTGCAAGAGAATTCTTTATTAACTGAGCAAGGGTTTGAAAATCGAAATACAAACCTGAAACTGCACAAAGATTACTTGAACAAGATCCGCATGCACCAGCTGAATTAAGAGCAAACATACAAGCAGCAAATCGCGAAGAATTTATTGAAGAATTTTCAATAAAAAATGGCGATAAAATGTTTATTCCAGCTGAAAAACGTGTAAAGATTTGATAA
- the rpsB gene encoding 30S ribosomal protein S2: protein MTENKEISAKKVEEKEVKNPIVSKDKLLEAGAYFGHKASQWNPKMKDYLYPQLKRGIHIINTAVTVQRLEFAYNLLHKFVSKNPRAQFIFVGTKKQAKETIKENALRTNSFYVTDRWLGGTLTNSSTIFSRVRTMEELEEKAQNNFEGYVKKEKLMFQKQLEKLQKNLNGIRKMKGLPTFMIVADPNEDEIAVKEARKKGVKVIAILDSNSNPDAVDFGIPANDDSAKSINLIITILADAITTARGGKAKYAYRPDSEVELPKFESDQKQFVKRYERPFTKRTEETVKETSKTEEKGE from the coding sequence ATGACAGAAAACAAAGAAATTTCAGCTAAAAAAGTTGAAGAAAAAGAAGTTAAAAACCCTATCGTTTCTAAAGACAAACTTTTAGAAGCTGGCGCTTACTTTGGCCACAAAGCAAGCCAATGAAACCCTAAAATGAAAGATTATCTATATCCTCAACTAAAAAGAGGAATTCACATAATTAATACAGCGGTTACAGTTCAAAGACTTGAATTTGCTTACAATTTATTACACAAATTCGTATCTAAAAACCCTCGCGCTCAATTCATTTTTGTTGGTACAAAAAAACAAGCTAAAGAAACAATAAAAGAAAATGCATTAAGAACAAATAGTTTTTATGTAACAGATAGATGATTAGGTGGAACTTTAACTAACTCATCTACAATCTTTAGCAGAGTTAGAACAATGGAAGAACTTGAAGAAAAAGCACAAAACAACTTCGAGGGATACGTTAAAAAAGAAAAATTAATGTTCCAAAAACAATTAGAAAAACTACAAAAAAACTTAAATGGTATTAGAAAAATGAAAGGTCTGCCAACATTCATGATTGTTGCCGACCCTAATGAAGATGAAATTGCTGTTAAAGAAGCACGTAAAAAAGGTGTTAAAGTTATCGCAATTTTAGACTCAAATTCAAACCCAGATGCAGTTGATTTTGGTATCCCTGCAAACGACGACTCTGCAAAAAGCATTAACTTAATTATCACAATTTTAGCTGATGCTATTACAACCGCAAGAGGCGGAAAAGCTAAATATGCATATAGACCAGACTCAGAAGTTGAATTACCTAAATTTGAATCAGACCAAAAACAATTCGTAAAAAGATACGAAAGACCATTCACAAAAAGAACTGAAGAAACAGTAAAAGAAACTTCAAAAACTGAAGAAAAAGGAGAATAA
- a CDS encoding MPN527 family putative ECF transporter permease subunit: MYWNKRISLKISLTGLLLALMIVFDVWSQLMPFNGFLKFNLSLIFTLTIFQFIGFKWGVFSLITLFLFSPAYSSLGYDIAGLFGTFMQVLTQFVFVMSYLLLNKLFFRDKNQKIKSKNLADLFKIIFAILSTTLIMVAINIFFATPLFFKLFKLSKHYDFIHFSKEYGKFKALFFFIPNYYLGTFVTYFLFNIANLSINSIVIYISNYNINRIAKNIF, translated from the coding sequence ATGTATTGAAACAAGCGTATTTCACTGAAGATATCATTAACCGGATTATTGCTCGCGCTAATGATAGTCTTTGATGTTTGAAGTCAATTAATGCCCTTTAATGGTTTTTTAAAATTTAATTTATCTTTAATTTTTACTTTAACAATATTTCAATTCATTGGTTTTAAATGGGGTGTATTTAGCCTAATTACATTATTTTTGTTTAGTCCTGCATATTCTTCACTTGGTTATGATATTGCTGGATTATTTGGCACATTTATGCAGGTTTTAACCCAATTTGTTTTTGTAATGAGCTATCTTCTTTTAAACAAATTATTTTTTAGAGACAAAAATCAAAAAATAAAGTCAAAAAATCTTGCCGATTTATTCAAAATTATTTTTGCCATCTTATCAACAACATTGATTATGGTGGCTATAAATATTTTCTTTGCAACACCACTATTTTTTAAATTATTTAAGCTTTCAAAACATTACGATTTTATTCATTTTTCAAAAGAATACGGAAAATTTAAAGCATTATTCTTCTTTATTCCAAACTATTATTTAGGAACCTTTGTAACATATTTTCTTTTTAACATAGCAAACCTTTCAATAAATTCAATAGTCATATACATATCTAATTACAATATAAATAGAATTGCTAAAAATATCTTTTAG
- the thrS gene encoding threonine--tRNA ligase has protein sequence MKIQADKLLNHTCSHLLAAAIERLYPNVKLGFGPATDEGFYYDFEFENPLSDQDLNKIEKLMKKLASRNLETIQIDENQYDFNNKPYKKELYDELKAQGQVVTFYALQDPLNKEIIFKDLCAGGHIHSTKNLKHFKLLSLAGAYWRGNSDNIQLTRIYGTAWETSEKLESYLELLKDRKERDHRKIGKDLKIFAMHQLTGQGLPIWLEDGMYIHNEIRNLVLKMDRKYGFTEVLTPHFGNEELYKTSGHLEHYKDDMFAPIIVEKERLIPRPMTCPHHNICYGLEKRSYRDLPIRYSEQSQLYRYEKSGALTGLERVRGMLLTEGHLYVREDQIFDEIIHMYKQISETLKIFNIQISYISLSLRDPQNKEKYFDDEQMWVKSETMLKNALDSMNVQYEAIQGEAAFYGPKMDIQIHTALGHEVTVATIQLDFLQPMKFNLKYTDKNGDDATPVMIHRGLIGTYERFVAILLEQTKGVLPFWLAPKQITVIPVNLDENIEYAKEITNQLWSHNFRVKLDDRDERLNKKIREAQISKSKFQVILGKNESEKGLVSYRKYGEETTHTTTLKEFIFMLNELKANYE, from the coding sequence ATGAAAATACAAGCTGATAAATTACTTAATCATACATGTTCACATTTGCTTGCAGCAGCTATTGAAAGATTATATCCTAATGTTAAATTAGGATTTGGACCTGCAACTGATGAGGGTTTTTATTATGATTTTGAATTTGAAAACCCATTAAGTGATCAAGATTTAAATAAAATTGAAAAATTAATGAAAAAACTTGCTTCAAGAAATCTTGAAACAATACAAATTGACGAAAATCAATATGATTTCAATAATAAACCTTACAAAAAAGAATTATATGATGAACTAAAAGCGCAGGGTCAAGTAGTAACATTTTATGCTTTACAAGACCCATTGAATAAAGAAATAATTTTTAAAGATTTATGTGCGGGCGGACACATTCATTCAACTAAAAATCTTAAACATTTCAAACTTCTATCGTTGGCAGGAGCTTACTGAAGAGGCAACTCTGATAATATTCAACTAACAAGAATATATGGAACAGCTTGAGAAACAAGTGAAAAACTAGAAAGCTATCTTGAACTACTAAAAGATAGAAAAGAGAGAGATCACAGAAAAATCGGTAAAGATCTAAAAATATTCGCAATGCATCAATTAACCGGTCAAGGATTACCAATTTGACTTGAAGATGGTATGTATATTCACAACGAAATTCGCAACTTAGTGCTAAAAATGGATCGCAAATATGGTTTTACAGAAGTTTTAACGCCACATTTTGGAAATGAAGAGTTGTATAAAACATCAGGGCACTTGGAGCATTACAAAGATGACATGTTTGCGCCAATAATTGTGGAAAAAGAAAGACTAATTCCGCGCCCAATGACCTGTCCACACCACAATATTTGTTATGGTTTAGAAAAAAGATCTTATAGAGACCTACCAATAAGATATTCAGAACAATCACAATTGTACCGTTATGAAAAATCTGGTGCATTAACTGGTTTAGAACGCGTTAGAGGAATGCTTTTAACCGAGGGACACTTGTATGTAAGAGAAGATCAAATTTTTGACGAAATCATTCATATGTACAAACAAATCAGTGAAACACTTAAAATCTTTAATATTCAAATTAGTTACATATCATTATCATTAAGAGACCCACAAAATAAAGAAAAATACTTTGATGATGAACAAATGTGAGTCAAAAGTGAAACAATGTTAAAAAACGCTCTCGACTCAATGAATGTTCAATATGAAGCAATTCAGGGCGAAGCAGCATTTTATGGTCCAAAAATGGATATTCAAATTCATACAGCATTAGGGCATGAAGTCACAGTTGCAACAATTCAATTAGATTTCTTACAACCAATGAAATTCAATTTAAAATACACTGATAAAAATGGTGATGATGCAACTCCAGTGATGATTCACCGTGGATTAATTGGAACCTATGAGCGTTTTGTTGCAATTTTACTTGAACAAACCAAAGGGGTTTTACCATTTTGATTAGCGCCTAAACAAATTACTGTAATTCCAGTTAATTTAGATGAAAACATTGAATATGCCAAAGAAATTACCAATCAACTATGGTCTCATAATTTCCGTGTGAAACTTGATGATCGTGATGAAAGATTAAACAAAAAAATTCGTGAAGCTCAGATATCTAAATCAAAATTCCAGGTAATTTTGGGCAAAAACGAAAGCGAGAAAGGTCTTGTTTCTTATAGAAAATACGGAGAAGAAACAACTCACACAACAACTTTAAAAGAATTCATATTTATGTTAAATGAATTAAAAGCTAATTATGAATAA